The following proteins come from a genomic window of Halorubrum lacusprofundi ATCC 49239:
- a CDS encoding carbohydrate ABC transporter permease → MREQRRKDAVWRFLTYAFVITMVVVMMVPLYWMLVAATLPQEQFLQFPPRLIPGTAFLDNFAALQERLDFVRTIRNSVLIAVVYTLLSLVLCSMAGFAFAKYEFKFKEPIFYTILATLVLPIQLLVIPLFLLMAQLDWTNTFRAIILPWAANPIGIFLMRQNMKSIPDALLESARMDGATEFQIFYRIALPTMRSSLAALAIILFLFQWDLFLYPLVILETADMYTIPIGLAQLTGFQRIYYDQIMVAATLAIVPMVVLFLVLQKQFVSGILAGSLKE, encoded by the coding sequence ATGCGCGAACAACGGCGTAAGGACGCAGTCTGGCGATTCCTCACGTACGCCTTCGTCATCACGATGGTCGTGGTGATGATGGTTCCTTTGTACTGGATGCTGGTGGCGGCGACGCTCCCACAGGAGCAATTCTTGCAGTTCCCGCCGCGGCTGATTCCCGGAACGGCGTTCCTCGACAACTTCGCGGCGCTCCAAGAGCGGCTTGACTTCGTCCGGACGATCCGGAACAGTGTCCTCATTGCCGTGGTTTACACGCTGCTCTCGCTGGTGTTGTGCTCGATGGCCGGCTTCGCGTTCGCCAAGTACGAGTTCAAGTTCAAAGAGCCGATCTTCTACACGATCCTGGCGACGCTCGTGTTGCCGATCCAGCTCCTCGTCATCCCGCTGTTCTTGTTGATGGCCCAGCTGGACTGGACGAACACCTTCCGAGCGATAATCCTCCCGTGGGCGGCAAACCCCATTGGGATATTCCTCATGCGGCAGAACATGAAATCGATACCGGATGCGCTGCTTGAGTCCGCCCGCATGGATGGGGCGACGGAGTTCCAGATCTTCTATCGGATCGCACTCCCGACGATGCGATCGTCGCTAGCCGCGCTGGCGATCATCCTGTTCCTGTTCCAGTGGGATCTGTTCTTGTACCCGCTCGTGATTCTCGAGACGGCAGACATGTACACGATCCCCATCGGGTTGGCACAACTGACCGGATTCCAGCGGATCTACTACGACCAGATCATGGTGGCGGCGACGCTCGCCATCGTGCCGATGGTCGTGCTGTTCTTAGTGCTACAGAAACAGTTCGTCAGCGGCATCCTCGCGGGGTCGCTCAAAGAGTAA
- a CDS encoding ABC transporter ATP-binding protein, protein MSGINITELDKVYDSGTENVVAVENLSVEINHGEFLVLVGPSGCGKSTTLRCLAGLEDVTDGSIRFGDNDVTDHRASERDVAMVFQNYALYPHMTVRGNIGFGLKLSTKLTGDEIEQKVESVAEMLGISKLLDEKPKALSGGQQQRVALGRAIVREPSVFLMDEPLSNLDAKLRSDMRTELQELQADLDVTTVYVTHDQTEAMAMGDRIAVMDGGVLQQVGPPEEVYRSPVNQFVADFIGSPSINLLSADVEGETLRGPGGFTYELDDPEPIAGHDRVRVGVRPEDITVVDSGQNTADVTVVEPMGNENFLYMEMDGHELTARVDPSIRPAEETQVSFDFREAALYLFDAQTGDALKTKTDNVDPAVVGATED, encoded by the coding sequence ATGTCAGGAATCAATATCACTGAACTAGACAAGGTGTACGACTCTGGAACCGAGAACGTGGTCGCGGTGGAGAATCTCTCCGTCGAGATCAACCACGGCGAGTTCCTCGTGTTAGTCGGACCGTCCGGCTGCGGGAAATCGACAACGCTCCGCTGTCTCGCCGGTCTCGAGGACGTGACGGATGGCTCGATACGGTTTGGCGACAACGATGTCACGGATCATCGTGCCAGCGAGCGAGACGTGGCGATGGTGTTCCAGAACTACGCGCTGTACCCGCACATGACCGTCCGGGGAAACATCGGCTTCGGGCTGAAGCTCTCGACGAAGCTGACCGGCGACGAGATTGAACAAAAAGTTGAGAGCGTCGCCGAGATGCTCGGCATCAGCAAGCTACTCGACGAGAAGCCGAAGGCGCTCTCAGGCGGGCAACAGCAGCGCGTGGCGCTCGGACGGGCGATCGTTCGAGAGCCGTCCGTGTTTCTGATGGACGAGCCGCTCAGTAACCTCGACGCGAAGCTTCGATCGGACATGCGGACCGAGCTGCAGGAACTGCAGGCCGACCTCGACGTCACGACGGTCTACGTCACCCACGACCAGACCGAGGCGATGGCAATGGGCGACCGGATCGCTGTGATGGACGGCGGGGTGCTCCAGCAGGTCGGGCCCCCGGAAGAGGTGTACCGTTCGCCGGTGAACCAGTTCGTCGCGGACTTCATCGGTTCGCCGAGCATCAACCTCCTCTCGGCCGACGTCGAGGGCGAGACCCTCCGGGGCCCCGGCGGGTTTACGTACGAACTCGACGACCCGGAACCGATCGCAGGCCACGACCGCGTCCGCGTTGGCGTCCGCCCGGAGGACATCACTGTCGTCGATTCAGGCCAGAACACGGCCGATGTGACGGTCGTAGAGCCGATGGGGAACGAGAACTTCCTCTACATGGAGATGGACGGCCACGAACTCACCGCCCGCGTCGATCCCTCGATCCGGCCGGCAGAGGAGACACAGGTCTCCTTCGACTTCCGCGAAGCGGCCCTCTACTTGTTTGACGCTCAAACTGGAGACGCACTCAAGACCAAGACGGACAACGTTGACCCCGCGGTCGTCGGGGCGACTGAAGACTAA
- the dgoD gene encoding galactonate dehydratase encodes MYITDYELFEVPPRWLFLKLTTSDGTVGWGEPVVEGRSHTVVAAVEELLDNYLLGEDPARIEDHWQAMYRGGFYRGGPVLMSAIAGVDQALWDIKGKQFGAPVHELLGGRARDRIRVYQWIGGDRPADVGDAAREKVDAGFTALKMNATAEMRPIDTPATVADAVDRIAAVRESVGDEVDIGVDFHGRVSKPMVRRLAAALEPYDPMFIEEPVLPEHNDALPAIRQSTTTPIATGERMYSRWDFKEVFETDAVDLIQPDVSHAGGITELKKIASMAEAYDVSVAPHCPLGPIALASCIQVDACTPNVLIQEQSLDIHYNETSDVLDYLADPTVFEYRDGFVDIPDGDGLGIKIDEEHVREQRGNVDWHNPVWRHDDGSVAEW; translated from the coding sequence ATGTACATTACTGACTACGAGCTGTTCGAAGTACCGCCCCGCTGGCTATTCTTGAAGTTGACGACGAGTGACGGCACCGTTGGTTGGGGAGAGCCAGTCGTGGAGGGGCGGTCTCACACGGTCGTTGCCGCCGTCGAGGAGTTGCTCGACAACTACCTACTCGGTGAGGATCCGGCACGGATCGAGGATCACTGGCAGGCGATGTACCGCGGCGGCTTCTACCGCGGCGGCCCGGTGCTGATGAGCGCCATCGCCGGCGTTGACCAAGCGCTGTGGGACATCAAGGGAAAGCAGTTCGGCGCTCCCGTCCACGAACTTCTCGGCGGCCGTGCGCGCGACCGAATCCGCGTGTACCAGTGGATCGGCGGAGACCGACCAGCAGATGTCGGCGACGCCGCTCGTGAGAAGGTCGACGCAGGCTTCACAGCGCTGAAAATGAACGCCACCGCAGAGATGCGGCCGATCGACACTCCGGCCACTGTGGCTGACGCGGTGGACCGGATCGCGGCCGTTCGGGAGTCGGTCGGCGACGAGGTCGATATTGGGGTTGACTTTCACGGGCGCGTGTCGAAGCCGATGGTGCGGCGGCTCGCGGCCGCACTGGAGCCGTACGACCCGATGTTCATCGAGGAGCCGGTGTTACCGGAACATAACGACGCGCTCCCAGCGATCCGTCAGTCGACGACGACCCCGATCGCGACGGGCGAGCGGATGTACTCGCGGTGGGACTTCAAGGAGGTGTTCGAGACGGACGCAGTGGACCTGATCCAGCCGGATGTCTCGCACGCAGGCGGGATCACCGAGCTGAAGAAGATCGCGTCGATGGCAGAGGCGTACGACGTATCGGTCGCGCCGCACTGCCCGCTCGGGCCGATCGCGCTCGCGTCTTGTATCCAGGTTGATGCCTGCACGCCGAACGTGCTGATCCAAGAGCAGTCTCTCGATATTCACTACAACGAAACGAGTGACGTGCTGGACTACCTCGCCGACCCGACGGTGTTCGAGTACCGCGACGGTTTCGTCGATATCCCCGACGGTGACGGACTCGGGATCAAGATCGACGAAGAGCACGTCCGCGAACAGCGCGGAAACGTTGATTGGCACAACCCCGTCTGGCGGCACGACGACGGCTCTGTCGCGGAGTGGTGA
- a CDS encoding SDR family NAD(P)-dependent oxidoreductase — MTRRHESPTEHAVPGRFAGETVIVTGSTRGIGAGVAERFAAEGANVVVSGRTAEAGEAVARRISEWTTDETTDDPQTGDATFVRADMRDPDDVAALAEAAAERYGSVDVLVNNAGVQTETAADEATLDDWAFVVETDFRAYWLAARAALEHMDRGAIVNISSNHAYATMPAHFPYNAVKAGINGMTRSLAVDFGPRVRVNTVVPGWVEIERTREELPEGRFEEVESIHPTGRIGTPSDVAGAVSFLASEDAAFVTGGALLVDGGRGAVMQDDTLPDYRARERSE, encoded by the coding sequence ATGACCCGCCGGCACGAGTCGCCGACTGAGCACGCGGTGCCCGGACGGTTCGCCGGTGAGACCGTGATCGTCACGGGGTCGACGCGCGGGATCGGTGCCGGTGTCGCAGAGCGGTTCGCCGCCGAGGGAGCGAACGTCGTGGTCAGCGGCCGCACTGCGGAGGCCGGCGAGGCCGTCGCCAGGCGGATATCGGAGTGGACCACGGACGAGACGACCGACGATCCACAGACTGGTGACGCGACGTTCGTTCGCGCCGATATGCGCGATCCGGACGACGTGGCTGCGTTAGCAGAGGCGGCCGCCGAACGCTACGGGTCTGTCGACGTGCTCGTGAACAACGCCGGTGTACAGACCGAAACGGCTGCCGACGAGGCGACGCTCGACGACTGGGCGTTCGTCGTCGAGACGGACTTCCGGGCATACTGGCTCGCTGCACGGGCCGCCCTCGAACACATGGATCGCGGAGCGATCGTGAACATCTCCTCAAACCATGCCTACGCCACGATGCCTGCACATTTCCCGTATAACGCGGTGAAGGCGGGCATCAACGGCATGACGCGATCGCTCGCTGTCGACTTCGGCCCCCGCGTCCGGGTGAACACGGTCGTCCCCGGCTGGGTGGAAATTGAGCGGACGCGCGAGGAACTTCCGGAGGGACGATTTGAGGAAGTCGAATCGATCCACCCGACTGGTCGGATCGGCACGCCGTCCGACGTCGCCGGAGCCGTGTCGTTCCTCGCGAGCGAGGATGCCGCCTTCGTCACAGGGGGTGCGCTGCTTGTCGACGGCGGTCGCGGAGCAGTGATGCAGGATGACACGCTCCCAGACTACCGGGCGCGAGAGCGCTCGGAGTAG
- the bga gene encoding beta-galactosidase Bga: MRLGVCYFPEHWPSEEWERDVAAMADAGLEYVRMAEFSWGVLEPERGTFDFEWLDEAIELIGDHGMQAVLCTPTATPPKWLVDERPSIRQEDPDGTVREHGSRRHYCFNSDAYREETARIVERVTERYADSPHVAGWQTDNEFGCHETVRCYCDDCADAFRTWLADRYGDIDRLNEAWGNAFWSQQYGSFDEIDPPGPTPAEHHPSRLLAYARFSSDSVVEYNRLHADLIREADPDWFVTHNFMGRFPTLNAYDVSEDLDRVAWDSYPTGFVQDRYDGEASPDQLRAGDPDQVGMDHDIYRSALDRPFWVMEQQPGDVNWPPHCPQPGEGAMRLWAHHAAAHGADAVLYFRWRRCLEGQEQYHAGLRKADGSPDRGYADAAHTSEEFATLDGASHVDAPVAVVFDYDSLWALNAQPHAPDFDYWALQEAFYGAVRGRGVQVDVVPPSADLSGYAAVVAPALHLVTEDLADRLTDYIAGGGEVLFGPRTGVKDAENKLRPMSQPGPLTDLVGATVDQHESLPRRLETTVRRVGDPTDDSEEIAAPPVSFRTWAEWLDPDAAEPQYAYDVDGPADGRPAVVTNTVGDGQVTYCGVWPESDLADALASDLLDRAGVRYAERLPDGVRIGYRGGRTWVTNFTSDRLRLPEIDPESLAVDDTDRDGFDPMADDDKDSSADGIVVGPYGVAVIEGDCVDGLRIAQT, from the coding sequence ATGCGTCTCGGAGTCTGTTACTTTCCCGAACATTGGCCGAGCGAAGAGTGGGAACGCGATGTCGCTGCGATGGCCGACGCCGGCCTCGAATACGTGCGGATGGCGGAGTTCTCGTGGGGAGTCCTCGAGCCCGAGCGGGGTACATTCGATTTCGAGTGGCTTGATGAGGCCATCGAGCTCATCGGCGACCACGGCATGCAGGCGGTGTTGTGCACGCCGACGGCGACGCCGCCGAAGTGGCTGGTCGACGAGCGGCCGTCGATCCGGCAAGAAGACCCCGACGGAACCGTCCGCGAACACGGCAGCCGCCGGCACTACTGTTTCAACTCCGACGCCTACCGCGAGGAGACAGCTCGGATCGTCGAGCGGGTCACCGAGCGATACGCCGACTCGCCGCACGTCGCCGGCTGGCAGACGGACAACGAGTTCGGCTGTCACGAGACCGTCCGGTGTTACTGCGACGATTGTGCCGACGCGTTCCGAACGTGGCTCGCGGACCGGTACGGTGATATTGACCGACTCAACGAGGCGTGGGGGAACGCGTTCTGGAGCCAGCAGTACGGCTCCTTCGACGAAATCGATCCGCCTGGGCCGACCCCTGCAGAGCATCACCCCTCGCGGCTGCTGGCGTACGCACGCTTTTCCAGCGATTCCGTCGTCGAGTACAATCGCCTCCACGCCGACCTGATACGCGAGGCTGACCCCGACTGGTTCGTCACCCACAATTTCATGGGGCGGTTCCCGACGCTGAACGCCTACGACGTGAGCGAGGACCTCGACCGCGTCGCCTGGGACTCATACCCGACGGGGTTCGTCCAGGACCGATACGACGGGGAGGCATCCCCGGACCAGCTGCGAGCCGGCGACCCCGACCAGGTCGGGATGGATCACGACATCTACCGGAGCGCGCTCGACCGGCCGTTCTGGGTGATGGAACAACAACCGGGCGATGTAAACTGGCCGCCGCACTGTCCGCAGCCGGGTGAGGGTGCTATGCGTCTGTGGGCGCACCACGCCGCCGCCCACGGAGCCGACGCAGTCCTCTACTTCAGGTGGCGGCGCTGTCTCGAGGGTCAAGAACAGTATCACGCCGGACTCCGGAAGGCCGACGGGTCGCCCGACCGCGGATACGCCGACGCCGCACACACGTCCGAGGAGTTCGCGACTCTCGACGGGGCCAGTCACGTGGACGCCCCGGTGGCGGTTGTGTTCGACTATGACTCGCTCTGGGCGCTCAACGCGCAGCCGCACGCCCCGGACTTCGACTACTGGGCGCTCCAAGAGGCATTCTACGGCGCTGTACGCGGCCGTGGCGTTCAGGTCGATGTGGTTCCGCCAAGTGCCGATCTCTCCGGATACGCGGCCGTCGTCGCGCCCGCACTCCACCTCGTTACCGAGGATCTCGCCGACCGGCTGACCGACTACATCGCCGGCGGCGGGGAGGTTCTCTTCGGTCCCCGGACCGGCGTGAAGGACGCAGAAAACAAGCTCCGGCCGATGTCCCAGCCCGGCCCGCTGACCGACCTCGTCGGCGCGACCGTCGATCAGCACGAGTCGCTGCCGCGGCGCCTCGAAACGACAGTCCGACGAGTTGGTGACCCCACCGACGACTCCGAGGAGATCGCGGCGCCGCCCGTCTCGTTCCGAACCTGGGCGGAGTGGCTGGACCCCGATGCAGCCGAGCCTCAGTACGCGTACGATGTCGACGGGCCGGCGGACGGTCGGCCGGCAGTCGTTACCAACACAGTCGGTGACGGGCAAGTCACTTACTGTGGAGTCTGGCCCGAGTCTGACCTAGCGGACGCGCTTGCGTCAGACCTGCTCGACCGCGCGGGCGTCCGATACGCCGAGCGGCTCCCAGACGGTGTCCGGATCGGGTACCGCGGCGGCCGCACGTGGGTGACGAACTTCACGAGCGACCGGCTCCGGTTGCCCGAAATCGATCCCGAGTCGCTGGCGGTTGACGACACTGATCGGGACGGTTTCGACCCGATGGCGGACGACGACAAGGACTCGTCTGCAGACGGTATTGTTGTGGGGCCGTACGGGGTCGCCGTCATCGAGGGTGACTGCGTGGACGGGCTGAGAATCGCTCAGACGTAG
- a CDS encoding glycoside hydrolase family 36 protein yields the protein MNEHRVGATAVTHDPDGHAVTVGDDAGDLLVGTVHAATADGDDGRLQVADVSLSTEARGVVATYTVENVGDEPVRAGDVTLAFETAFGADARVYRHGYQSWSSTGTLPVGERFSPENSDNAPMMNDLAASTDDRVSSYLTGLVEGDRRVTAGFLEHDRYCSRFEIDDDDGGVATLHAVCPLEGARLTPGERLTLPPLWVDADRELREGLTALADCIGERMDARVPEISPTGWCSWYHYFTDVTEADVRENLSELREWGIPVDVVQIDDGYMQAFGDWRSIANGFEDMSAVADDIAASGYRPGLWLAPFYVEAGADLYADHPEWFITEPTDADTDGPGTPVDGGFRAGSELYGLDTTHPAVLEWLRETVSTVVDDWGFTYLKLDFLFAAALPGERYDAEATRIEAYRRGVEAIAEAAGDDVFLLGCGAPMAPSVGLFDAMRVGPDTDPVWETPGESGSQPGLKNAVRNTLTRNYLHRRWWLNDPDCQLVRDTSDLTAAEREAFATLVAATGGVNIFSDRLAEIGSAGRRLLERSIPPASGGEVSGLSVERFPSHVVCDRPGDGATTVALFNWADEPSTVRFDAREHVEGDSDADHVIWDGLSGAVVDGPVVERELPSHGAAVFAVVPATTGNLLGDAATLTGGSDRASTATLRDGALEAAVDGEAVTFALERDGPTSTQE from the coding sequence ATGAACGAACACAGGGTGGGCGCTACTGCAGTCACCCACGATCCGGATGGCCATGCGGTCACGGTCGGAGACGACGCCGGTGACCTACTTGTCGGGACGGTCCACGCGGCGACGGCCGACGGAGACGACGGGCGGCTACAGGTCGCTGACGTGTCGCTGTCGACCGAGGCGAGAGGTGTCGTCGCGACCTACACCGTGGAAAACGTCGGCGACGAGCCGGTCCGGGCAGGCGACGTGACACTCGCGTTCGAGACCGCGTTCGGCGCCGATGCCCGCGTCTACCGGCACGGGTATCAATCGTGGTCGTCGACGGGAACGCTCCCCGTCGGAGAGCGATTCTCACCCGAGAACTCGGATAACGCTCCGATGATGAATGACCTCGCGGCGTCGACGGACGACCGGGTCAGCAGCTATCTGACCGGGCTTGTCGAGGGCGACCGACGCGTCACTGCGGGCTTTCTCGAACATGACCGCTACTGTTCTCGATTCGAGATCGATGACGACGATGGCGGCGTTGCGACGCTGCACGCAGTGTGTCCACTGGAAGGGGCACGGCTGACACCCGGTGAACGGCTGACTCTGCCACCACTGTGGGTCGACGCTGACCGCGAACTTCGAGAGGGGCTGACCGCGCTGGCCGATTGCATCGGTGAGCGGATGGATGCTCGCGTGCCTGAAATCTCACCGACCGGATGGTGCTCGTGGTATCACTATTTCACCGATGTCACCGAGGCGGACGTGCGGGAGAACCTCTCGGAGCTTCGAGAGTGGGGAATTCCGGTCGACGTCGTTCAGATCGACGACGGATACATGCAGGCGTTCGGCGACTGGCGGTCGATCGCCAACGGGTTCGAGGACATGAGCGCCGTCGCGGACGACATCGCGGCTTCGGGGTACCGACCCGGGCTGTGGCTCGCGCCGTTCTACGTCGAGGCGGGTGCCGACCTATACGCTGACCACCCGGAGTGGTTCATCACGGAGCCGACGGACGCAGACACCGACGGCCCGGGAACACCCGTCGACGGTGGCTTCCGAGCCGGGTCAGAACTATACGGACTCGACACGACGCACCCGGCGGTGCTTGAGTGGCTCCGGGAGACCGTGTCGACGGTTGTCGACGACTGGGGGTTCACGTATCTGAAGCTCGACTTCCTCTTTGCGGCGGCGCTGCCCGGCGAGCGGTACGACGCCGAGGCAACCCGGATCGAGGCGTATCGCCGGGGGGTCGAGGCGATAGCGGAGGCGGCCGGCGACGATGTGTTCCTTCTCGGCTGCGGTGCGCCGATGGCCCCGAGTGTCGGGCTCTTCGACGCGATGCGGGTCGGCCCAGACACCGATCCGGTCTGGGAGACTCCGGGAGAGTCGGGGAGCCAGCCGGGATTGAAAAACGCCGTTCGCAACACGCTCACACGGAACTACCTGCATCGACGGTGGTGGCTCAACGATCCCGACTGCCAACTTGTTCGAGACACGAGTGACCTCACTGCGGCCGAGCGCGAAGCCTTCGCGACGCTCGTCGCCGCGACGGGTGGCGTGAACATATTTTCGGACCGGCTCGCGGAGATCGGTTCGGCCGGCCGGCGGCTGCTTGAGCGGTCCATCCCTCCTGCAAGCGGCGGCGAGGTCTCCGGGCTCAGTGTGGAGCGGTTCCCCTCGCACGTCGTCTGCGACCGGCCGGGCGACGGGGCCACGACCGTCGCGCTGTTTAATTGGGCGGACGAGCCGTCGACGGTCCGATTCGACGCGCGCGAGCACGTGGAGGGCGACTCAGATGCCGATCACGTCATCTGGGACGGGCTGTCCGGTGCGGTCGTCGACGGGCCGGTCGTCGAGCGAGAGCTACCCTCTCACGGTGCGGCGGTGTTTGCTGTCGTTCCCGCCACCACCGGCAACCTCCTGGGCGACGCCGCGACGCTCACGGGTGGGTCCGACCGCGCGTCGACGGCGACGCTTCGGGACGGAGCACTCGAAGCAGCCGTCGACGGGGAGGCGGTGACGTTCGCGCTCGAGCGGGACGGTCCCACGTCTACTCAGGAGTAG
- the kdgK1 gene encoding bifunctional 2-dehydro-3-deoxygluconokinase/2-dehydro-3-deoxygalactonokinase has product MTELVTFGETMLRLSPPRGERLETTSDLAVQAGGAESNVAVGAARLGTDVCWLSKLPDSPLGRRIVNELQSHGVQPGIAWTDPDASRLGTYYLEHGGSPRGTNVIYDRADAAITTVKPDELPTNAVEKAEWFHTTGITPALSEAAAETTTALLQRAGDAGTTRSFDLNYRSKLWDPQTARAAYEDLFEHIDTLFVPRRDARKVLDREGDAVEIAHGLATEFAFDTVVVTRGLEGAVALHDGSMYEQDVFEADTFDAIGTGDAFVGGFIAERLRGGDLPAALRWGSATAALKRTTDGDLAVTTRAEVRSVIDGESGINR; this is encoded by the coding sequence ATGACTGAGCTAGTCACGTTCGGCGAGACGATGCTTCGGCTGTCGCCACCGCGCGGCGAGCGGCTGGAGACGACCAGTGACCTGGCTGTACAGGCTGGGGGAGCGGAGAGCAACGTCGCAGTCGGGGCTGCGCGGCTCGGCACCGATGTCTGCTGGCTCTCGAAACTCCCCGACTCGCCGCTCGGTCGGCGGATCGTGAACGAGCTTCAGAGCCACGGGGTTCAACCGGGGATTGCGTGGACGGATCCGGACGCGAGTCGGTTGGGGACCTACTACCTCGAACACGGCGGTTCCCCACGGGGGACGAACGTGATCTACGACCGGGCCGACGCGGCGATCACGACGGTCAAGCCGGATGAACTCCCGACGAATGCGGTCGAGAAAGCGGAGTGGTTCCACACAACGGGGATCACGCCCGCTCTTTCTGAGGCCGCCGCGGAGACGACGACGGCGCTGCTGCAAAGGGCTGGCGACGCGGGGACAACGCGCTCGTTCGACCTGAACTACCGGTCGAAGCTCTGGGATCCACAGACAGCGCGAGCGGCCTACGAGGACCTGTTCGAGCACATCGACACCCTATTCGTTCCTCGACGTGATGCCCGCAAGGTGCTCGACCGCGAGGGCGACGCCGTCGAAATCGCACACGGTCTCGCCACGGAGTTCGCGTTCGACACGGTGGTCGTTACCCGCGGGCTCGAGGGGGCGGTCGCGCTGCACGACGGATCGATGTACGAGCAGGACGTGTTCGAGGCAGACACGTTCGACGCGATCGGTACCGGCGACGCGTTTGTCGGCGGCTTCATTGCAGAGCGCCTGCGCGGTGGTGACCTCCCTGCAGCCCTGCGGTGGGGGTCAGCGACGGCGGCGCTAAAACGTACCACCGATGGTGACCTTGCGGTGACCACCCGAGCGGAAGTTCGAAGCGTCATCGACGGCGAGAGCGGGATCAATCGTTGA
- the tnpA gene encoding IS200/IS605-like element ISHla17 family transposase, producing the protein MVKSTRHAKYELYYHIVFVPKLGGSEGSADLAEQGSAQHRRSHLTGKTKERLETIFAEICEDKDLELVESEVMLNHVHLFIGSPPKNAPSLIVNWVKGISARKYNQRYDDRVKWTRSYYVGTAGSASKDAIERYIAEQEGGDE; encoded by the coding sequence ATGGTAAAGAGTACCCGTCACGCGAAATACGAGCTCTATTACCACATAGTATTCGTGCCGAAATTGGGTGGGAGCGAAGGTTCCGCTGACCTCGCGGAACAGGGTTCCGCTCAGCATCGGCGTTCGCACCTGACGGGGAAGACGAAGGAACGTCTCGAAACCATCTTCGCGGAAATCTGTGAGGATAAGGACCTCGAACTGGTCGAGTCCGAGGTCATGCTCAACCACGTACACCTGTTCATTGGGAGTCCGCCCAAGAACGCCCCATCACTCATTGTCAACTGGGTCAAGGGCATCTCGGCGCGGAAGTACAACCAACGCTACGACGACCGCGTGAAGTGGACTCGCTCGTACTATGTCGGTACGGCGGGAAGTGCCTCGAAGGACGCTATCGAACGCTACATTGCTGAACAGGAAGGTGGCGACGAATGA
- a CDS encoding RNA-guided endonuclease InsQ/TnpB family protein yields MKRVNTFEIVPQTENDKGCLLRLLDASASLWNELTYERRQNYFGDGDVWDTSEYRGQYNGVIGSATVQQVTRKNSEAWRSFFALKEKGENANPPSYWGNEEEGRELRTYIRNDQYTIQWGKRSRLEIPVGQELKDEYGLGYHERFRLEVRGNPKWDGKQSRLELEYDEVSDTFRAFQPVTVPDSRLDSPLASHEAALDVGANNLVACSTTTGNQYIYDGRELFGRFRETTDEIARLQSKLREGRYSSKRIRRLYRQRTKRRDHAQNALVRDLVERLYDEGLATVYVGDLTDVLDTHWSVRVNEKTHNFWAFKKFIHRLACVCEEYGISLEAEPEAWTSQTCPECGDHETTVRHRDTLTCPCGFEGHADLTASETFLRENSDTEVRPMARPVQFEWDDHEWSGKPYPHESPKEVRTNPQVASVGR; encoded by the coding sequence ATGAAGCGCGTCAACACCTTCGAGATCGTGCCACAGACTGAGAACGACAAAGGGTGCCTCCTACGGTTACTCGACGCCTCCGCTTCCCTGTGGAACGAACTGACCTACGAGCGCCGCCAGAACTACTTCGGTGACGGCGACGTGTGGGACACCTCCGAATACCGTGGACAGTACAACGGCGTCATCGGAAGCGCGACCGTCCAACAGGTCACGCGCAAAAACTCGGAAGCGTGGCGGTCGTTCTTCGCCCTTAAAGAGAAAGGCGAGAACGCTAACCCCCCGTCTTACTGGGGCAACGAGGAGGAGGGACGCGAACTCCGTACCTACATCCGAAACGACCAGTACACGATTCAGTGGGGCAAGCGGTCGCGTCTCGAAATTCCTGTCGGGCAAGAGTTAAAAGACGAATACGGACTTGGCTACCACGAACGATTCCGCCTCGAAGTCCGAGGCAACCCGAAGTGGGATGGCAAACAGAGCCGTCTGGAACTTGAGTACGACGAAGTGAGTGACACGTTCAGGGCTTTCCAACCAGTCACCGTGCCTGATTCTCGACTGGATTCACCACTGGCTTCTCACGAAGCCGCCCTCGACGTTGGCGCGAACAATCTCGTCGCCTGTTCCACGACTACTGGGAACCAGTACATCTACGACGGTCGGGAGTTGTTCGGACGGTTCCGTGAGACGACCGACGAGATCGCTCGCCTACAGTCGAAGCTCCGTGAGGGACGCTACAGTTCCAAACGGATTCGACGGCTGTACCGACAGCGGACGAAACGCCGTGACCACGCACAGAACGCGCTGGTGCGCGACCTCGTTGAACGGCTGTACGATGAGGGTTTGGCGACGGTATACGTGGGCGACTTGACCGACGTGCTGGACACGCACTGGTCGGTCAGGGTGAACGAGAAGACGCACAACTTCTGGGCGTTCAAGAAGTTCATCCACCGTCTCGCGTGCGTCTGTGAGGAGTACGGCATCTCTCTCGAAGCCGAGCCGGAAGCGTGGACGAGTCAGACGTGTCCTGAGTGTGGCGACCACGAGACGACGGTCCGTCACCGCGACACACTGACGTGTCCGTGTGGATTCGAGGGGCACGCCGACCTCACGGCGTCAGAGACGTTCCTTCGAGAAAACAGCGATACGGAAGTCAGGCCGATGGCACGGCCCGTGCAATTCGAGTGGGACGACCACGAATGGTCAGGGAAACCATACCCTCATGAAAGTCCCAAAGAAGTGCGCACGAACCCGCAAGTTGCCTCCGTGGGTCGGTAG